One region of Candidatus Poribacteria bacterium genomic DNA includes:
- a CDS encoding nuclear transport factor 2 family protein: protein MMRNAHDTVKAYFDALVDGDAETLIAMMLPASHYVKIGTDADEVVEGSAEIAAYYRNHVASTEDFSIEFLNLDVQKRGDVAWFYTRQIWRLKWQGTPEEFVMRMTGVLEKTDELWKFAQIHASIGVPAS, encoded by the coding sequence ATGATGCGGAATGCGCATGATACGGTGAAGGCGTATTTTGACGCGCTTGTTGATGGTGATGCTGAAACCCTCATTGCAATGATGCTTCCTGCCTCACACTATGTCAAGATCGGTACCGATGCTGACGAGGTGGTTGAGGGAAGCGCAGAAATCGCGGCGTATTACCGAAATCACGTCGCGAGCACAGAGGATTTCAGCATTGAATTTCTTAATCTCGACGTACAGAAACGCGGCGATGTCGCTTGGTTCTACACGCGCCAGATCTGGCGGCTCAAATGGCAAGGCACGCCGGAGGAATTCGTGATGCGGATGACAGGTGTCTTGGAAAAAACTGACGAATTGTGGAAGTTTGCCCAAATCCATGCCTCAATCGGTGTGCCTGCATCTTAG
- a CDS encoding DUF202 domain-containing protein — protein MPQKPTPYKGLEDQLILRDHLAADRTILANERTFLAYIRTALTLFVAGLSFVHLKEIFSSHIVEVIGILFILLGIATFFVGLVRYKRMQALIRKIKTEELEALGEEDSQ, from the coding sequence ATGCCACAGAAACCAACACCTTACAAAGGACTGGAAGATCAACTGATCTTGCGAGATCATCTTGCTGCAGACAGGACTATCCTCGCGAATGAGCGAACCTTTCTCGCCTATATCCGCACGGCGTTAACGTTGTTCGTCGCAGGATTATCCTTTGTGCATCTCAAAGAGATTTTCAGTTCACATATCGTTGAGGTGATTGGTATTCTCTTTATCTTGCTTGGCATTGCGACCTTTTTCGTTGGGCTTGTTAGATATAAACGGATGCAAGCTTTAATCCGTAAAATTAAAACAGAAGAATTAGAAGCATTAGGAGAAGAAGATTCACAATGA
- a CDS encoding iron-containing redox enzyme family protein, translating to MDFKQALDSKIADYNLLEHPFYQAWSAGELPVKSLRSYAREYGAFISTVPDGWETLDEVETAAEETEHIDLWADFAAGLDTTVDEAQIPQVKALMRTAHELFSERTTALGALYAFEVQQPATAQSKLTGLKAFYQLPKSVEPYFETHSHNEHETEKLLEHIGTLPSDSHATVLQACEKMSVALWDALTGIHDAECA from the coding sequence ATGGATTTCAAACAAGCATTAGATAGCAAAATCGCAGATTATAACTTACTCGAGCACCCATTTTACCAAGCATGGAGTGCTGGTGAATTACCCGTCAAATCCCTACGTTCCTATGCACGTGAGTATGGTGCCTTTATCTCTACAGTGCCAGACGGTTGGGAAACACTCGACGAGGTCGAAACCGCAGCGGAAGAGACCGAACACATCGACCTGTGGGCTGACTTCGCTGCTGGGCTTGACACAACTGTTGATGAAGCACAAATTCCGCAGGTGAAGGCATTGATGCGGACAGCACATGAGCTCTTTTCGGAACGGACGACTGCACTCGGTGCACTCTATGCGTTTGAGGTACAGCAACCGGCAACTGCCCAATCGAAACTCACTGGTTTAAAGGCGTTCTATCAACTTCCGAAATCGGTAGAACCCTATTTTGAAACGCACTCACACAACGAGCATGAAACTGAAAAACTACTTGAGCACATTGGCACGTTGCCATCGGATTCACACGCGACTGTCCTGCAAGCATGTGAAAAGATGAGCGTCGCCTTGTGGGATGCTCTTACAGGAATTCATGATGCGGAATGCGCATGA
- a CDS encoding SUMF1/EgtB/PvdO family nonheme iron enzyme: MESRNGITTKQTLNITKPSASRIELVKSDTPDALQKLCRDYWTWHFDESLSDAVRLLLSAELGWETIPQLTTPPVGEVISPLGYALAHENKGIRDAALQVLDATVHIPIGVAYIGEDSAPLEVDEFRIGVYPVTNAQYHRFLQDTGHTPPQDWTDGVYSTNRGDHPVVWVTCEDAEAYARYVGGRLLTFPEWQYAARGADDRLFPWGYEIDRPRCNTAELGAGTTTPVVSFRDGMSPFGCYDMVGNVWEWTDTPYDDEGDFRVACGGAWYYNHDYSTCTSYDFFSTGYAEFVIGFRIAW; the protein is encoded by the coding sequence ATGGAGAGCAGGAACGGCATTACAACAAAACAAACCCTAAACATCACGAAACCGAGTGCGTCGCGAATTGAATTGGTGAAAAGCGATACACCGGACGCCCTTCAAAAACTCTGTCGAGATTATTGGACGTGGCACTTCGACGAATCGTTATCTGATGCCGTTCGGTTGCTGCTGAGTGCGGAACTCGGCTGGGAAACGATACCCCAGCTCACAACACCGCCGGTTGGTGAAGTTATATCGCCACTCGGTTATGCGCTCGCACACGAGAATAAGGGGATCCGAGATGCCGCGCTACAGGTATTGGATGCAACCGTTCATATTCCTATAGGTGTTGCTTATATTGGCGAAGATTCAGCCCCGTTGGAGGTGGACGAATTTAGGATCGGGGTCTACCCAGTAACCAACGCACAGTACCATCGGTTTCTTCAGGATACGGGACACACACCACCACAAGATTGGACAGATGGTGTCTATTCAACAAATAGGGGCGACCATCCCGTTGTCTGGGTTACATGTGAAGATGCAGAGGCTTATGCTCGATATGTTGGTGGGCGGCTACTGACGTTCCCAGAGTGGCAATACGCCGCACGCGGTGCTGATGATAGGCTTTTCCCGTGGGGGTATGAAATTGACAGACCGCGGTGCAACACCGCTGAACTTGGCGCGGGAACGACGACACCAGTCGTTAGTTTCAGAGATGGTATGAGTCCATTCGGCTGCTACGATATGGTCGGCAATGTCTGGGAATGGACAGATACACCTTATGACGATGAAGGGGATTTCCGTGTGGCGTGTGGGGGGGCTTGGTATTACAACCATGATTACAGCACCTGCACGAGTTACGATTTTTTTAGCACTGGGTATGCAGAGTTTGTAATTGGGTTCCGCATCGCGTGGTGA
- a CDS encoding HAD family hydrolase translates to MEISTISFDGDMTLWDFLKVMHHSLKHTLKELQRQVPTERVLELTIDEMIAIREQFAEEARGKIWNLEEIRLRAFERTLEYVGCPDKELAAHLNAIYRKHRFEDIELYPDVIPTFDVLAPHFKLGLLSNGNTYPERCGLEGYFTFVVFSQDVQIEKPDRKIFEITAQRAGCELAEMLHVGDSLENDVAGARNAGVHSVWLNRGSVPNDTEIRPDYEVAALTEIPEILGCRE, encoded by the coding sequence TTGGAAATTTCAACTATCTCTTTTGATGGCGACATGACTTTGTGGGATTTTCTGAAGGTCATGCATCACTCGCTCAAACACACACTGAAAGAGTTGCAAAGACAGGTTCCAACCGAGCGTGTTTTAGAACTTACAATTGATGAGATGATTGCAATTCGCGAGCAATTCGCTGAAGAGGCAAGAGGCAAAATTTGGAACCTCGAAGAAATCAGACTGCGCGCCTTTGAGAGAACACTTGAATATGTCGGGTGCCCAGATAAAGAACTTGCTGCGCATCTGAATGCGATATATCGGAAGCATCGGTTTGAAGATATAGAGTTGTACCCTGATGTGATTCCGACCTTTGATGTTCTGGCACCACACTTCAAACTCGGATTGCTCTCAAATGGAAACACCTACCCAGAACGCTGTGGTCTTGAGGGGTATTTTACCTTTGTTGTGTTTTCCCAAGATGTGCAGATTGAAAAACCGGATCGCAAAATCTTTGAAATTACTGCTCAGCGAGCGGGTTGTGAACTCGCGGAGATGCTTCATGTAGGAGACTCACTTGAGAACGATGTTGCTGGTGCGCGGAACGCTGGCGTGCATTCCGTCTGGCTTAATCGTGGAAGTGTGCCGAACGATACAGAAATTCGACCTGATTACGAGGTCGCTGCATTGACCGAAATCCCTGAAATTTTAGGGTGTAGAGAATAG
- a CDS encoding phytanoyl-CoA dioxygenase family protein, with protein MTEEQKFIFDLKGYLLIPEVLKPSEIVALKAQIDTIRTDPESLPPHERRFPGGTASFLIDHPVVMDILHEILGEVRMESSWFTYRTAGDGGPPPHGGVRNVNPNFNYQCRNGKIYSALTRVVFELNEVKAGGGGTLFLPGSHKANFQIPEVHRQTDSPFFETYSCPPGSVIIFTENLCHSGVAWQNPDRPRIAIFNCYNFVGCQFHKPSMPKHVIEGLPPEKQAYFRNVWVWHQGGPDNGKNLHYEG; from the coding sequence ATGACGGAAGAACAAAAATTTATTTTTGATCTCAAAGGTTACCTGTTAATTCCTGAAGTTTTAAAGCCTTCGGAAATTGTGGCACTGAAAGCGCAAATCGACACCATCCGAACAGATCCGGAATCTTTGCCGCCGCACGAACGACGGTTTCCAGGAGGCACGGCATCATTTTTAATCGATCATCCGGTGGTAATGGATATTCTCCACGAGATTTTAGGGGAAGTTCGGATGGAATCCAGTTGGTTCACCTACCGCACCGCAGGAGATGGTGGACCTCCACCACATGGTGGTGTGCGGAATGTGAATCCTAACTTCAATTATCAGTGTCGAAACGGGAAAATATACTCCGCTTTGACGCGGGTTGTCTTTGAGTTGAACGAAGTCAAAGCAGGTGGAGGTGGTACGCTATTTCTGCCGGGGAGCCACAAAGCAAACTTCCAAATCCCTGAAGTGCATCGGCAGACAGATTCACCGTTCTTTGAAACATACAGTTGTCCCCCAGGTTCCGTCATTATCTTCACAGAAAACCTTTGTCATTCTGGAGTTGCATGGCAAAATCCAGATCGACCACGGATAGCCATCTTCAATTGTTACAACTTCGTCGGGTGCCAATTTCACAAACCATCGATGCCAAAGCATGTGATTGAAGGGTTGCCTCCAGAAAAACAGGCATATTTCCGTAACGTCTGGGTTTGGCATCAAGGGGGTCCCGACAACGGAAAAAATCTACACTACGAGGGTTAA